The DNA segment tataggtAAGtgttatgttgtagaatattgttttaaggtgtgttacttttgcttatgttgcatttgtttaactctgtgaagctgttactgtacctatctaaaacatctgatagtctaataaagagctgaatggccaatagcaaggcaggagagagaaataggtggggctgtcaggcagTAGGGACAAATAGAATCagatctaggagcaagagaaggaggtggATATCAGgagcagccacccagctacacaaccagcaatggagtaagaaagaaaggtgtacATAAGTAGAGAAAGGTAAGATCCCAAAGGTAAAAGACaggcaggataatttaaagttaagaaaagttagcaagaaacaagccaagctaaggctgatcatttataattaaaaataagtccccgtgagtgatttatttggaagctgggtggcaggcccctcaaaagagcaaaaacaaacaacagtgatagctgtttgttattttgtttatattttactttttaaacttaaCGTGCATCTATTAAGAAGATACAATAGCATGACTCATAAATTTTAAGTATCCAAGGATTTAACTGTTGACAGAAGACAAAAGTGAAAAATAGTCTATATTTTTGGACATATTAGTCTAATTATCACTAGTTGTTGCTATTATTTAGTCTTATTGCTTTGTTTAGATAATACCAGTCATATAACAGAAAGctaaattaaagaattaaagtGAACATTGATTTTCAACTAATAACACTGTGTGTAATTACTTCTCACATATTATCTTATGAATTTCCCTCCCAGTACAGTTGTATTCTGGGTTGTCTTCCTAAAGGCTAATCACCctaataatataataaagtaCATTGGTAAAAGACAATGGAAACGAGGTACTACTTGTATATTGCatagacaagttttttttttgttttgtttttttgtttttgttttgttttttttggtttttggttttttttttttttttttttttttggtttttcgagacagggtttctctgtgtagctttgttcttttcctggaactcacttggtagaccaggctggcctcgaactcacagagatctgcctgcctctgcctcccgagtgctgggattaaaggcttgcgccaccaccgcccggcgcatagACAAGTTTTTAAGTCAAAACCGTGGAATTCAGAcagtgccttttctttttttaaatgttatatgttGTGTAcaaactactctttttttttttttttttttttttttggtgactctGATATTTATTCTCGCAGGCAAGAATTCATGGGACTGGCATGGGGCTCCCATAAGCAGAGCTCAGTGCCGAGGTGACTCTCGTCCTGAAGAGGGCTGAGGCATTCTGAACTTGGAGAGGTCCAGGTTCAGGTCTAGGAAGGTGTCTGAGTTGTAGTCATGATGCTGTAGGTTCTTGTAGGTGGTGGTGTTAGGCGACTCAGGGGCCAGAGTGGGCTCTGTGGGTGCACTTGGATTCTTGGGATTTGGTTGTATTCCCCCTTCACTCTTCCCTGACTCTGTAGAGAGGGGCACCGTAGATGGCAGTTCTCAGAACACCCTTGCCTCCAGGAAGACAGCCTTCAGTGCCTGGATTCCTCCTCCCCGAAGCAGGAGAGCCATGGTACAGAAGCTGCTCCCTGAGGTCGCACCTCGGTATGTCAAACTACTCATTTATTAGTTTCTActtattttgaaatgataatCATTTTGCACACTGGTCAGCTGTTCTAAGAGTAGGGGAAAGATGCTATGGAATGAAGGTTCCCACTGGAAAATCACACAGTCATTCCCACGGGAAATAACATGTTGCTAAGTGGGTTCATTCCCACTGAAAATAACGTGTTGCTAAGGTGGGGAGTCATTCCCACCGGAAATAACGTATTGCTGGGGGGCATTGTTAGCATGCTCAGGGCTAGCACGTCAAAGTTCAAAATGGCTATCTGTAGGTCGGTTGATGCTGATGAGATCGTTGAGGTGCCCGATGAGGTAAACTGCTCTACCCAAACTGAAAGGTTTTCTAAGCTCCTAAAGTTTAATGTGGGGCGGGGGAGCTATTGTATTTGTTATAACTAGGAGATCTGTTCAGTTGTAAGGAAGTGAAGGAGCCTCATTTGGGAGGCCTAATTCAAGCTTAATAAGCAGTTAATATAAAGATGTTACCATCACAGCTCTGGAACTAAATACCAAGACACAATGAGATGTGATGTGATTTTGTGAGGTAACCCCGATAAGACTTGTTCCTAATTAATAGGCTAAGGGAAAGAGACGTTACCGCAGACCATGTCTGATCTAGTTGACATGGCAACCGTTTCAAAGGCAGGAGATAGAATAGTCGACACATTTAGGAACAGGATTCTCTGACACCTTTTAAGCCAGAGCCTGTTAACTGATGTCTTTTTAATTtggagggggcgggaggagatCGGGAGAGTTGGTGCCATAGCATGAACGTCATGGCGCTCAATCCCAGGGGCATTTTGTAGAGGAGGAGGGGTCGTCAAACTGTCCTGTGGGAAGAGCTATGCCCTCTCTTTGCTGGTCCCTATGCCTAACATATTCTAAAAAAAATGGGACTGGGCAATCTGGGAGGCAAGAAAGGGCCCAGTTTGGACCTTAGTGGAGTGAACTGTTCAGACCgtgagagggacagagggaagaaggTATTTCTGTAGGCTTGTCtatttcagtggttctcaaccttcctaaggctgcgaccctttaatataattcctcatgttgtggtcatCGTTAagcttattaaatattattaaattttaattttatattatatattacatacaattatttatatttatatatatttacatattaaatataatgtataaatatatgaaatattaaaattattaaatctccataaaattattttattgctattcataactgtaattttattactggtataatcgtaatgtaaatatctgattgcAGTCCCCAAGGGGTCTCGACCCCCGGCTTGAGAACCACTCGTCTATTGGGTAGCTTTCTCagacttagaaaagaaaaagaattcaaaatgctcatttaaatttgaatttcagacgagcggtggtggcgcaggcctttaatcccagcactcatgaggcagagccaggtggatctctgtgagttcgaggccagcctgggctagagagcgagatctaggacagccaccaaaactacacagagaaaccctgtctcgaaacccctcccccaaaaaattaaatttcaactAAGCAGCAAATAATTTTGTAGTATCAATATGGCCCGTGTAAATGTGGCAATACACTTACAAGCATGAATTCATTGTTAATGTGATACTCAAATGTAAGGGGCCAGGGCCGTGTTCCCCCCtgagagaggtggaggaagggccTCTGCGCGAATTCCAGGAAATTCCGAGGAGGGCCGGTGGTCGTCAAGGGGAGTGAGGATGGTCCAAGCAGAGCTGGAGGTGGGTGGCGCACAGTCGCCCAGCGTTGCTAGGGCGACTTGTCCGCATCTCTCCATCTCGGAGCCTGTGGCCGCCGCCGCGCGCCGGGTAGCCGCCCCCACACAGGTGGGGGCTAGGCGCTGGGAAGCCGCCCAGGCCGGCGGCGAGCCCAACTCGAGGCCGGCCTTCCATCCCCCACAGGGGTGGAGCCTGGGCGAGGAGGAATCAGCAGCCGGCAGCTCCCTCGCCTTGATTGTAGAGTCGCAGGAGAAAATGGAGCCTAGCAAGATGGCGCCTCTCAAGAACGCTCCTAGAGATGCCTTGGTAAGCGCGAGGGGAGCGAGGCCAGGCGCACTCGGGGGCCGCCGGGTGTGACCCGCCCGACTGAGCGCCTGGCGGGGAGGCAGGGGGGCTCGCGGGCCATTTGCAGCTGGGCGACAGAGCTGGGAAAGGGCAATGGGGTTCCCCTGCCCCCTGGGGCGCCGTCCGCCCTCCGGGGAGCCCTTCCAGAGGGGCGCGGGCTGCCTGGGGGCTTTTGTCTCGCTAGCCCCGGGCCGCCCCCCGTCCCCAAGTCTGcagcctcctcccttcacctagtcTATGAGCCCTGACTGCGACACAGGTTCTGATGCTAGCTTCCCTCACTGTCACATCCGAAAATGACAGCCAGCTGGacccacccctgcctctgcctgggaagcCAGTCCAGGCCTTTCTTGTGTCTTTACTCCCAGCCTTGCTAAAAGTTTTCAGCAAGAGCACAGGACTGATTTTGTGTGATCACAGACACTCACGGGAGGAAGCACAAGGAGGAGCGGTTTGGGACTTTGTAGCAAAAATATGCCTTGAGTTCAGCCTTGATTTCCTTTATCTACATTGTGCatctgactttttgtttttatttgaatccACAGGTGATGGCACAGATCCTGAAGGATATGGGAATCACCGATTATGAGCCAAGGGTTATAAATCAAATGTTGGAATTTGCTTTccgtaagtttaaaaaaaaaaaaaaaacacaaaaacttgACCTTGTGAATTAGAAAAGATCATTTTTTGTAACACTTTAAACCAAATTATGTTATCAATCTAGAAATGAGTAAAGCACTAAGAAGGAGCTCAAGTCAAGGGACAGTAGTATTTATATGTAGCATGTCTGTTTAAATAAAGTATCATGTGAATAGGACAATTAGTTATTAAAGCCAAAAGTCACAAACGTTCCAGAAATTAGTGGAACCTTTTAAAACAAGGAGCCATAAATATAAATACTAAGATGCCTTCAGGTCAGGGTTGGCACACACTGTAATCTAGCCCTTGAGAaggggaggcaagaggatcaggaaggaGTTCAAGGTATCCCTTGGCTACCTAGTGATGTCAGTGTGGGCTAGTTAAGATCCTGccatatattattaatattttttattattgatattaataaattattaatatatattaatgtcttcatttatgtaataaaaattattttgctctTAAAGGATATGTGACTACTATTCTGGATGACGCAAAAATTTATTCAAGTCATGCTAAGAAACCTACTGTTGATGCAGATGATGTGAGACTGGCAATCCAGTGTCGGGCTGACCAGTCTTTTACCTCGCCTCCCCCAAGAGATGTGAGCAAACATTTATTTGCAGTTCTTTTCACTtagactttaaaaattatatttctaatgaggatttttctcttttagtttttacTAGATATTGCACGGCAGAAAAATCAAACCCCTTTGCCACTGATTAAGCCATATGCAGGACCTAGACTGCCGCCTGATAGATACTGCCTAACAGCTCCCAACTACAGACTGAAGTCCTTAATTAAAAAGGTAAGAATTTCTggctcctgcctgtaatcccagcaggagggatgcagaggcagaaagatcaggagttcaacacCATCCTTATCTCTTCagggccatcctgagctacatgaattgcttatctcaaaaaaagggaagaagtttcagttcatttgttttttattttttattttttttatttttttattttttttatttttttttggtttttcgagacagggctcctctgtgtagatttgcgcctctcctgggactcacttggtagtccaggctggcctcgaactcacagagatccacctggctctgcctcccgagtgctgggattaaaggcgtgcgccaccaccgcccggctcatttgttttttaaaaggtggAAGTAATAGGTACACTTATAAAAAGCAAAATTCCTGTAGATAGCACAGTGAAGGTTAAAATAGTTCTtagaatgttttttaattttcagagctAGAAGAAACTTAATTATTTCATCTAACCCAGTGAGAATCTTTCTCATTATACAACTGAACCTGAACTCCCGGAGACAGTGGCTAGGACTGATTCCCAGATCTCATAGCTCACAATCTTTCTACTTTGCCATAGCTTTCTCTGTGTGAGATccaataatgaatgaatgatatgCCATCAGTAATTAGACCTTTTTCAGACATAGGACCTAAGGCTCTCTCAGCACTGAAAAAGGAACTCTCCATATTGGGCTgcctttgttttctgaaattctgCTCTAAGACAGTTTTAATTTAGGCACAGTTAAGACACTGACTAGTTAAAATCCAATATTATAATACAAGGAAGTTAGTATTTGTCACCATTCACAAGACTCTACCTTAAATATTCTACAGAATTAGATAGGGTCATAATTATGTATTATGCAAAACTCCAAATATTGGATTTAATACACAGAAGAGTTCAGTCCTCAGTAGCAcgacaaaaagaaaaccacaataaaaacatatttttacattGGATCATCCACTAACAAGTCACATCAACAGTTACAGTTTCACTCTTCATCAAATTGAGGTGTCAAATCTTAACATTAACACTAACTTGTGTTTGAATCCCCTAGGGACCTAACCAAGGAAGACTAGTTCCTAGATTAAGTGCTGTTAGTAGCAGACCTACTACTCCTACTGCAGGTAAGTAAGAGGGAAATGGCCTTTCTGAACAGTAAAAACAGTGTCTCAGCCTCTGCTTTGGAACCATAACCCAAGTCAAAATGGGAGTCAAAAAACTCCAGTATGTTCCCATTGATAATTTTACTCATCAATGACAAAAACCACAGACTGACTGATCCCAAATGACACTGGCCCAACTCTTGTTGGTATAAACTGTGATGCCAGAGACACTTTACTGTTTCTCCACCTTCTATGCTTCAAGTCACCAAACACACCCTTGCCAGCTACCTACTTAATCAGAActtgccaggtggcagtggcgcacacctttaatcccagcactcgggaggcagaggcaggcggatctctgtgagttcaaggccagcctggtctacagagtgagctccaggacaggtaccaaaggtacacagagaaaccctgtctcaaaaaaacaaaagcaatcagAAATATCTCGATAAACTGGGTATAGGTTCAGAGAAGTTTAAAATCTACAGAAAACTCAAGGATCTTAAAAATAGGCTTTAATACTTACCTTTTAAAAACAGTACAAGgaccagcctgggtgacataAAGGAAATCATGCTAATTATCCTATATTGATCAGTGAGAGTCCTCAAGCTGTGTCCTATAATGTATTTGATAGCTCTCTATCATACTGTGTACATTTCTGACATACAATGTTCCAAGTCTATCTTATATTTCTTTGTCCAGGTTTTAGAATCAACCACTTCTCCAAAGAGCCTTACTTCTTTTTAATGAATGGTATTTAGGAACCAATAtttgtaatgatttttttaaaaaaaagttttctgatttttttcatgttttgcggggaaaaaattctttttcacTTGTATTAATTCCATGGCTCTTGCTGcttttgagtcttttttttttctgcttttgagtCTTACCTGTGTCATTATATGTCTAGTATAcgaatgattaattttttttaaactgggccTTAATCTGTACCGGGATAGCCTTAAACTTGCTGTCCTTCAACCTTCTGAGTATTCAGATTACAATTGAGGAGCACTGCCCAGCTATCATTTGACCTTCGAGGTGTGAACCATCTCTCTGTATTGTCAGGATATACATTTACATGTCAGCATTTTAACACTTGTTAGCTGTGTAGCTCCAGAAACCCACACATAACCTCTGGTGAGCGGACACTTGCGTATAAAATCTGTGTAACTACTTACCTGCGTGTTCACATTAAGTGAATATCCAACTTTTGCTTTTTGAGTTTTTGAAAGTtatctcactatgttgcccaggcttgTGTGGAAGTCCTAAGCTCAGGTGctctgcccatctctgcttcctgactagctggactacaggtgtgtgccactgcacacAGAAGAAGAGCAGGGTGTAGTCCTCAGTTACTGTAACAGGCAAGTGAGCCAACCTGTTACCAGTTGCTTCTTCACGTTCCTTAGAGTGTAGCACCTAGAATATAAATCTTAACCGAAACTTTCTATTAAAGGTGTAATCTTTAAAATTAAGCAAACTTACACTTTTCTTTTTCAGCATAGTAAACATACTTACTAAAGAAAAGTGAGGAAAATAAAACTCCCAAGAGTGAGAGGATTACGGAGGAAGAATCCCCATTGTAAATCTTTTTACTCTGCCCTCATTTCTCGCCTCCCATCAACCCTCTCTACTTTGAAGATGTATTCCTGTAAGCTATGGAGTATagaatataaatatgtaataaatcaTCTAACTGATATGATCTGTTCAATTGTAACTACAGCACCCCCACAAACAGTATCTGTCCCACCAAATAAAGTTCCAACTCCAGTGACAGTGACAAGCCAAAGATTTGCAATGCAGATTCCACCTTCTCAGTCCGCACCTGCCAAACCAGGTAACGTGATATGGAAGCGGGTCAGAATCCAGGAATAATTTCCAGTTATACAACAGTTTGTATTACTGTAGGAAGACTCTTGCTTTAGGATCACAACAGAAAGGTGGCAGGTAGAGCTGCAGGTTCTTCAGACAAGGTCTCTAGCATGAAGTGAAGCTTTACATATCCATAATATTTCAGGAGGAGGGTGGCATATTGAGTGTGCTCATCAAATTCTAAAATACTATAAACTAAGAGAAATTAGAGTTCACAGATCTCAGAGGTGTCTTCAGGGAAAAGCACTTCGAGTAAAAACTCAAGAAAAATGATACCGTTTAGTGAAGAGTGTGCATGATCCCATTGTAACTTTGAATGAAAATGTGCCTGTATTCCCATCATAGGTGGCAGCTGTAACTGGAGCAATGCAATATTTTATAGACTGCTGACATAGCAGTttgcttatgtgtatgtttaGATGCATCCTTTGAAACATTATCTCCATACAAGAAACAACTTAAATAAAagttgggccagcaagatggctctgtggccatcaagtcaccaagcctgatgacctaggttcaatccccaggacccacatggtgtaaAGAGAGAACTTTCCCCAAAAGTtatcctccgacctccacatgtgttCTGTGGTACACACagacctgcacacatacacacaagtaactaaaggcaattattttgaaaaatgctCTATAAGAAGCATGTCTCCTGGCCTTACACATGAATCCAGTGCACTGAATGCTAATTACAAACTcaggtaaaaataaaacaaaattttgttaACTTTACAATATATAGGTTTAGGAAGATTTATCCATACATAGATCCAAACATCCTTACGCCTGATAACATTCCTATTAGCAAATTTAAGACAAGAATGTTTAAAGATTGAAACCCACTCTTAGTAATTACCTGTATCTCTTCTATGGTTTAGTTGTGTGCTGTGCTGTTGAAGcttgtataaaaattatattctgCTTTGTTGTCTACTTTGGGACCGTGAGTAATTGATTATCTGTGgggcttttcttctgtttatagCTCCTGCAACGACGGCAGTCCAAAATGTTCTGATTAATCCTTCAATGATTGGGTCCAAAAATATTCTCATTACCACCAATATGGTTTCCTCACAGAACACAGCCAGTGACTCAAACCCACTGAAGAGGAAGCATgacgatgacgatgatgatgatactATGTAAGGAATAAAGTCTGTTCTCCATCCATTAAAAGTTGAGTGCGTTTGGGCCCACATGGTGGACCAGACAGCCTAGGTCTTCATACATTTTATCTTAGAAATAAATATAGTGACAATATTTTTCACACTAGTGATACCTGGTAGGTTTTGTTAACTGTACAAATGTTTTCTGAGTAGGCTTCAGGTATACAAGTacttgtttctagacagcttcATTAATGTTGAGTCTCGCCATGGCAATTCTATTTTTAGAAGCAGTTTTGCGCCATGAGTCTCTGACAGCAGCACTTGGATTTCAGTTCCTGGTCTCCTTTACATGACTTTCTTTTGTTAGGTGAACGATTCACATTATCACCTCTTTGACTGACCAAATCTCTGAAATTAGTAAACTTTTTATTTGAAACAGTGGGTTTAGAAGGGTGCTAAATCCACTTTGAATGTATTTGGGTTTCGGTCTTTGCTAACGGCCCACCTCAGCTCCCTATCTAGATCCCATCCGTTTCCTGTCCCCACCGCTCACCGCCTTAAGTCACTTGCCATGGCACTTCCATGTAAAAGGCTGGAACTGGAATTTGTCAGACGCCCTGTATGCCTGACATTCTGTAGTTCACTTGAACCTGAGTGTCTGCATTTGCAACTTGTCACTCCACTAACAGGGCAGCTGGGTCTCAGCCCTTGCCTTCCATGCCTCTTAAGCTTTACTCAGTGACAGGCAGTTACATTTCCCAGGTAACTTCACCATCTTTCACGTTTATAATTTAACAGACATAACACGAAACCTGCCTTGGTAATTTACACTGGACCCAGACAAAAATCACTGAAGagcaagtgtttttgtttgttttcttcccaccTGCATAGACACCTTGGTCACTACTGCTTGAAGCAGTCCACTGGTCTCATTCAGATCATCTTTCTAGCTTGCTGCTGAGGGTGTCAACGGGAGATGGGTAGATCTAGCCTGAGAGTAGTCTAATGATCCTCCTTCCCCATCAGGCCACCAGGAAAAACAGACTACTGTCACCTGACTCATTTACACATGCCCTACAGGAATTCTCCAACCATGTTTCTACACACTTTCTATCTTGTTTTTATACATACCTACAAGACTCATCGGGAAAGACTGCAGACGCTTTTTTGAGAGTATAAAAAG comes from the Peromyscus maniculatus bairdii isolate BWxNUB_F1_BW_parent chromosome X, HU_Pman_BW_mat_3.1, whole genome shotgun sequence genome and includes:
- the Taf9b gene encoding transcription initiation factor TFIID subunit 9B codes for the protein MLRASTSKFKMAICRSVDADEIVEVPDEGWSLGEEESAAGSSLALIVESQEKMEPSKMAPLKNAPRDALVMAQILKDMGITDYEPRVINQMLEFAFRYVTTILDDAKIYSSHAKKPTVDADDVRLAIQCRADQSFTSPPPRDFLLDIARQKNQTPLPLIKPYAGPRLPPDRYCLTAPNYRLKSLIKKGPNQGRLVPRLSAVSSRPTTPTAAPPQTVSVPPNKVPTPVTVTSQRFAMQIPPSQSAPAKPAPATTAVQNVLINPSMIGSKNILITTNMVSSQNTASDSNPLKRKHDDDDDDDTM